AACAGATATCGGCTATCTTCGTTTAGCTTACTCCCTTCCGGCTCATATAGGAGCGGCTGGTATACTGATCTATCGGATTGCCATTTATCGGGAAATTGCTAAGCAAGTCGCGAAAATGAAGGTTGAATATAAAGCCAATCCAGATCCAGCTTTAAAGGCCAAAATCCGTGAAGTCAAAAAGTGGTTAACGTTACGCAAGTCTGTTTTAAAAGCACAATCGATTGGGACATCTTTAAAACTTGTAGGGTTTGTTCCTCAATTCACAAAAGTGGGTTTACGCATAGCGACAGAGACAGGGCATGGATTGGGACCGATCATGTCTGGCTGGGTTGGTCTTGGAATGGGAGGCATTGGGGGGACGTTGCTTATTCTTGGAAAAACGATGCAGCTTTCAAAAAATATCAAAGATGAAAAAATGCATCGCAAATGGATAGACATACATCGTGAAACGGAGCGAGTGATAGATCGGGTGAATTCTGAAGATATCAAAAAGTCTGAGGAAATGATTTCAGCGCTGTTAAGCAAGCGGAAAGAAACGGACGAGTTGCGTCGGAAGCAACTGAACAAAATAATAGAAAATTTGAAATCACAGTCTTTTGAGGACTGCCTTAAAGCCCTAAAAAATGTGGGAATGCGAATTCCATTAGAGATTCACACAAAAGAGCAACTCCTTGAAGTATTTAAAAACTATGCAGAGAGAGATAATCTAATTGAAGAAACGATTCGGCATCAGGATACGATTTCACAATTGACTCGCAATGGATTGAAAGCCCAAAGTTTGAAAAAGCAAAAGTTAGAGCACCGTTTCTCAAAGTTTAAGCTTGGTTCATCCACAGTTTCTCTTCTTCTTGCGGTTATTTCCACCGCAATAATGACAACATTGGCTGTTTTAGCCCTCGTGGGCGTTTTCTCTTTTCCTCCATTAGGATTGGCTTTGCTCGGATTGGGATTTTCATTAGCCACAATAGCCGTTATTGTCACAGGAGGTCTTTATTTTTATTCCCAGAAACCTGCTTTAACCAAGGAATGGCTGAAAGGGGTGAATTATCGCTTGGCACTATATGGAATACCTGCCACATACCAAGCTTTTAAGCTACAATTAAAAAAAATTAAGCAGCTAAGGAAAGCCTATGCGGTTCATGACTTGAATGTGAAAATAAATGAGCTAGAGGGAATTTTAAAATTTCCTAATCAGGAAGTTTCGTTCAGCCATTTGCCAAAATCTTTGCAACCCTTAGTCAAAAAGTATCAAAAAGGTGGCCTCCTATCCTTAGATGAAAGGGAGCACTTGAAAGAGCAGTTGAAAAAGGAAAGCGAAAAATATCAAAAAAAATTAGCGCAAAACGAAGAAACTAAACAGAAAATAGATGCACAAATTTTGGCTGCTGAAAAGAAACTGAAATACTGGAAAGGCAAGCAAGCCCCTCTCGAAAAACGGTTAATTCAAGCAGGACTAAGAGATTATTTAAAAGCTTCTCGTCTAGATATAGACACAAAAGGGGAACCGATTCCTTTTTCTCAAATTCTTGTGGAGGGGATCTTGCACGAACCCTCGCAGCTAGATGCAGAAATGGAGGGGATCTTAGTTCACAAAATGGGAATTGATTTCAGTAAGATCAAAAAAATTGAGGATAAAGAAGGGGCTAAAGAAGCCCTGATTCCTCTGATCGATGCCTATTTTGCGCAGGGGCAGGGAAAAATTATTTCCTATATCAAAAAACAATTGAAAGAACAAACGCATGCACGAGCAAGGTAATCATGTTCTCACTCAAAAACAAAATTGCATTTATTACTGGCGCTAGTCGTGGGATTGGGAAAGAGATTGCCCTAAAGCTGGCAGCAGCTGGAGCTAAAGTGGCCATTGCGGCGAAAACCGCGACACCTCATCCCAAATTGCCTGGGACCATTTTCCAGGCGGCTGAGGAAATTATTCAGGCAGGTGGGGAGGCCTTGCCATTAGTCATGGATATTCGAGATGAAGAACAAATCCAAAGTGCTGTCCAGAAGACGATTGACACTTTTGGTGGCATCGACATTTTGATTAATAATGCGAGTGCTATTCAACTAACCCGAACTTTGGACACTCCGTTAAAGCGTTATGATTTGATGCACCAAATTAATGTAAGGGGAACCTTTGCTTGTTCACAAGCTTGTTTACCTTACCTTAAAAAAGCCTCAAATCCCCATATTTTAAACCTCTCGCCGCCATTGAATATGAATCCTAAATGGTTTAAGGACTATTTAGCTTATACTATGTCAAAATATGGGATGAGCTTGTGCGTATTAGGGATGGCCGCGGAATTTGCCGAAGACGGAATTGCGGTCAATGCTTTATGGCCCAAAACAGTCATTGCCACGGCTGCGCTTATGGCGATTTTAAAAGACCCACAAGTGATTGAAAGTACGACTAAGCATTGTCGCTTACCTTCTATCGTTGCAGATGCAGCGTATGAAATTTTGTTGAAAGACAGTCGGGAATGCACCGGCCATTTTTTTATTGATGAGGATATATTGCGCGATAAGGGGGTAACGGACTTTAGTCATTATGCCGTTTCTCCTGGTAATCCCTTAAAAGAAGATTTCTTTTTAGATTAAATATAAATATAAATCGTCAAAGAGTGCGCACAAAATTCGAGGATTTCATCTTGTGCTCTTTACAAATTCTTCATCTCTTTTACGTCCATACATAAAGGTGATAAATATCGCGCTAACAGTAGGAATTACACCTACGACAATAAATATCATATCAGCCCCTAACCGGACCCATTCCAAAGTATGGAAAAAACCGGACATTATAAAATTTAGATGGCGAGCATGCCAGTAACCATTTACTATTGAGTCCCAAAGCTGGAGAACGCCTGATGGGAAAAGATCGAGTATGACCATCAGGCCCATGCCAATGTTAAGGCCCCAAAAACCAATTTTAATGAGGTTTTTGGTCATTTCCCAAATTTTTTCTGTTTGCATGGAGCGCATACAGAACATAGTGACCGCCAATGCTAGCATGCCAAATACTCCGAACATGGCAGCATGGCCATGATTTTGAGTTAAATTAGTTCCGACCTCAAAATACGAGATAATTGGCAGGTTAATTAAAAAACCAAACACTCCTGCGCCTATAAAGTTCCATATTCCCACGGAAATCAGATAATAAATAGTCCATTTTTGTTGCGCTGCTAAGAAACGTCCGCATTCTTCGCAACGCAAGTTTGAAACGCGAATAAAATCCCAGGCGTCGAGAGTCAACAAAGTTAATGGGACCACTTCCATTGCAGAAAAACATGCAGACAAGGCCATGTTGACACTAGTTTGCCCAGTGAAGTACCAATGGTGGCCCGTACCAACTACGCCAGCACCTAGATAAAGAATGATATCTAAATAGATGACTCGTTTCGCAGTAATCAACTTAGTCACACCCATTTGCACGAAAATAGTTGCTGTCAATACAGTGGCAAATACTTCAAAAAATCCTTCCACCCATAAATGAATGATCCAGAATCTCCAGGTGTCTATAACAGTAAAGTTCGTTTGATGATGATAAAATACAGCGGGGACATAGAAGATTGGGATCGCTGCTGCGGCTAGAAAGAAAAGAATACTGAATTCTTTTAACTTTGGATTTGAAAAGGCTGGTCGTAGAGCTCTGAAAAGAAGCCATAGCCAAAAGAAAAAGCCAGCGATCAATAGGTATTGCCAAGCACGTCCTAAATCCAAGTATTCTGATCCTTGATTTCCAATCCAAAACCACATCTCACCTGGTAATAAGCCCTGAGCACTCAAGAACTCTCCTGTCAGGCTTCCAAGCACCACCAGTACAAGCGCCCAAAGCAATAATTGGATACCAAATTTCTGATTTCTAGGTTCTGCACCACTTAGCATTGGAGCAATAAAAAGACCTCCTCCTACCCAAGCTGTCGCAATCCAAAATATCGCAAGCTGAAGATGCCAGGTCCTACCTAAATTATAAGCTACCCAATCTACAATAGACAGGCCATAAAAACTCGATTCTACGCGATAATGCGCAATTAAACCTCCAAACAAAGTTTGAAGCAAAAATAGCACTGCAACGACAACAAAATAAGGCATTGTAGCTAATTGTCCAGCACTTAAAGGTGAAGTCTCCAAATGGGTCTCATGAACATGGCGAGGCTTTCGCTTAGGGTCCCATCCAAGGAAGTCGAATTTTCCAAAAAGAAATAGCATCAGCCCGATAGCTCCTAGCATAAATATCAAGCTCATTGCGCTCCAAAAATAAGCATCGGAACAAGGAAAATTACCTATCAAGGGATCATAGGGAAAATTATTGGTATATGAACAATTTTCATTGGGACGATTGGTCACTGCAACCCAACTGGCCCATGAAAAAAATGTTGTCAAGTTTCTAAGGTCATCAGAATTTTGAATGAAGTTCTTTGGTAAACCTGGAGCCATGCCTTGAGTGAAGTAGCCCTTCCAATAGATTAGAGCTTTATCGAAAGCCTCAATTTCTTCTGGAGTATAAACTAAAACATTTTTGTTAAAGTCAAAACGATTTTGTTTCAGAATAAATGATACATTTTCTTTGATGCCAAATTGTTGTTCTTGAGAAAGTTCTGCAAAGGATTTGCCCATTTTTTGTTGGGCTATATAATCCATGATTATTAAGGCTTCCTGGTGAAGATATTCCGCGGTATAATCAGGCCCTAAATAAGCGCCATGTCCCCAAAGAGTTCCATGCTCCATCAAGTTATATCTCAGAAAAGCTGACTGGCCTTGCTGGATATTCTCTTTGGTAAATATGACATTGTTCTTATTGTCGATCACTTTGTCTGGAATGGGAGGCGCATTTTCGTAAGCCAGGCTGGTTACAAATCCCAAGATAGCAAATCCAATGATCATCACAATGATGACCGTGTACCGCCACCATATGGACAAATTATCACTTTCATTAAATTGCGATTGCACTAAACCTCTCAGCATACTTTAAAAATTAAGTGTCAAAATGAAGTATCCTTAATCACAAGACTCGACAATTATGGAGCGCTCATTGCTGCGACAATACTATTTTTTAGGAAAGAAAGCAATGGTTCACTGGATTTCCACATGGCAAGTATATCTATTCTAGATCCACAGCCTGTAGTTTCGTATGCGGCGCTAATCGTGAATTATGATAAGTTCTTTGTTTTCATTCTCTAATGCACCTACCAGCACCAGAACGCAAGGTTTGACCTTCTTCTAAACGAATGCTAAAATAAATCCTCTATGCCCATATATAAACATGCTTTTTTGCGAAAAATTACTTTTGAGCCTGTTGTCTATGAATCTTTCAATCTAACGATATTTGTGGGTGATACTCCTTTAGCATTTTCTCCCAAAATTGCCTCTAGAGCTTTCGGGAAATCTAGGGGGTGGATATTCCTTTTAAGATACAAGTCGCGAAGATTCTGAGCCGTTATCTCATTTGCGCGCTTTTTGTCGTAGTCAAGCAAAAAGGGGCATTTCAAGCCAAAGACGGCAAGTCCTGACATTAGATGATCTGCAATCGAAATATTTGGTGGGACTGTGAATGTTTTCGGATCGCGGATCTTTGAAAATATTTTATGGATACTACGGAGCATTCCCGGCATGCTCAGCATCTTTCTAAAAGTAGCCATCGTAAACCTTAGAGTTAAAAAACTGTCTGAAGTTTACGAAATCAATTTTTAAGTCCCTAGAGAAAATTGCTCAGCGGGAATTGCTGCTTATGGGTTTATCCTGTCAAAAAATTAATTCTTCTAAACTTGACATGTTATTTTTTTCTGGCGGGAATTACTGACCTATCCAGATATGTAAAAGACTCAAATTAGTCAGAATTTCAATTTAAATTTAGCATGAAAAGGGAATGGTCAAAGTTGTCTTTTTATGCTTATTCTATTTTTTCCCATAAAACATACGCTTCACCATCATATGCACTAATGAACATCATCTTAGTTTTTTTACAGATGGCTTGGATATCTTCTAACGAGAGAATATTGCTGTCATTTTTGAAACAATCAGCTTCTGTTAAAACGCCTACAGAATGCCAAAAAGAAAATGATTTCCCCACACACTTTAAAATAAACTCGTGATTTTTATTAAGTTCCCTGATTACATACATAACTTCGTTTTCATACAGATATACACTTTTTTTT
The DNA window shown above is from Parachlamydia acanthamoebae and carries:
- a CDS encoding nitric-oxide reductase large subunit codes for the protein MLRGLVQSQFNESDNLSIWWRYTVIIVMIIGFAILGFVTSLAYENAPPIPDKVIDNKNNVIFTKENIQQGQSAFLRYNLMEHGTLWGHGAYLGPDYTAEYLHQEALIIMDYIAQQKMGKSFAELSQEQQFGIKENVSFILKQNRFDFNKNVLVYTPEEIEAFDKALIYWKGYFTQGMAPGLPKNFIQNSDDLRNLTTFFSWASWVAVTNRPNENCSYTNNFPYDPLIGNFPCSDAYFWSAMSLIFMLGAIGLMLFLFGKFDFLGWDPKRKPRHVHETHLETSPLSAGQLATMPYFVVVAVLFLLQTLFGGLIAHYRVESSFYGLSIVDWVAYNLGRTWHLQLAIFWIATAWVGGGLFIAPMLSGAEPRNQKFGIQLLLWALVLVVLGSLTGEFLSAQGLLPGEMWFWIGNQGSEYLDLGRAWQYLLIAGFFFWLWLLFRALRPAFSNPKLKEFSILFFLAAAAIPIFYVPAVFYHHQTNFTVIDTWRFWIIHLWVEGFFEVFATVLTATIFVQMGVTKLITAKRVIYLDIILYLGAGVVGTGHHWYFTGQTSVNMALSACFSAMEVVPLTLLTLDAWDFIRVSNLRCEECGRFLAAQQKWTIYYLISVGIWNFIGAGVFGFLINLPIISYFEVGTNLTQNHGHAAMFGVFGMLALAVTMFCMRSMQTEKIWEMTKNLIKIGFWGLNIGMGLMVILDLFPSGVLQLWDSIVNGYWHARHLNFIMSGFFHTLEWVRLGADMIFIVVGVIPTVSAIFITFMYGRKRDEEFVKSTR
- a CDS encoding SDR family oxidoreductase, coding for MFSLKNKIAFITGASRGIGKEIALKLAAAGAKVAIAAKTATPHPKLPGTIFQAAEEIIQAGGEALPLVMDIRDEEQIQSAVQKTIDTFGGIDILINNASAIQLTRTLDTPLKRYDLMHQINVRGTFACSQACLPYLKKASNPHILNLSPPLNMNPKWFKDYLAYTMSKYGMSLCVLGMAAEFAEDGIAVNALWPKTVIATAALMAILKDPQVIESTTKHCRLPSIVADAAYEILLKDSRECTGHFFIDEDILRDKGVTDFSHYAVSPGNPLKEDFFLD